CTCAGCCTGAGGATGAATATAGAGCTGCTCCAGGATGAACCGGGACAGCGCCACCAGCTGGGCCTCATCGACCTGGATTCCGGACTCGTTGTTCACTTCGATGCTCATGCGCGCTCCCCCCGCTTCTCCCGGGCGACGGAATGCTGCATCCGGTTTCTCTGCGCGTCATCCCAGACGCTGTAGGCCCTGACGATATCGCCGACGAGCTTGTGGCGGACCACGTCGGCCGCGTCCAGCACGGAAAAATTGACGTCGTCGATTCCTTGCAGGATTTCCTCCACAATGCGCAGCCCGGACCTGGTGCCAAAGGGCAGATCCACCTGCGTGACGTCTCCGGTGACCACCATCTTTGATCCGAAGCCAAGCCGGGTCAGGAACATCTTCATCTGTGCGGGCGTGGTGTTCTGCGCTTCGTCAAGGATGATGAAGGCGTCGTTGAGGGTCCGGCCCCTCATGTAGGCCAGAGGTGCCACCTCGATGGTCCCCGCCGCCATAAGCCTCGGGATGGATTCGGGATCCATCATGTCGTGCAGGGCATCGTAAAGTGGGCGAAGGTAGGGGTCGATCTTGTCGCTCAGGGTGCCTGGCAGAAACCCCAGCCGCTCCCCCGCTTCAACGGCAGGACGGGTCAGGATGATACGGCTGACTTCCTTCTGCTGCAGGGCCTGGACTGCCTTGGCCATTGCCAGATATGTCTTCCCGGTACCCGCCGGGCCGATCCCGAAGATCACCGTGTTGGAGTCAATGGCGTCAACATAGTTCTTTTGGTTCAGCGTTTTGGGACGGATGGTCTTTCCACGGCTGGACAGAATATCGTGCGTCAGCACGTCCACCGGATTCTGAAGGGACTGGCTCCGAAGAAGGGCAGCCAGCTGCTGCAATACTGCCGGATTGATGACAGTGCCGCGTGCAACCAGGCCGCGCACCTCCTGGAGCAGGCGCATGATGCGCGGGACGTCAGCGGCCGGGCCGCTGATGGTGAGCTCATTGCCTCGGACATGGAAACTCACAGCGGGGAACTGCTCTTCAATAAAGCGCAGCGCTTCGTCATGACTGCCGAGGGACTGGACCATCTGATCAGAGTTGTCGAATATAACCACCTCCGTCCGGACGCCCGAGAGAGTATGTGGAAATTCGCCGGAGGTGCGTTCTCCGGTGTTCAACCGGCGCTTCCCGTTTGCTGATTCAGTCATGGTGATGGCCCGCGGGCCTCTGGTCCCCTCCAGTTCGGAATATGAATCTGTGGCTGATCCGATGCGGCCGGGGTTGCTTTCGCCGTTCACCGGTACTCATCAGAGTCCTACCATCTTACGCCAGCACGTCAGCTGGAATGCCTCGGGATTGATGACGGACAGGCCACGGTTCCGTGGCGTGTTCCCGTCATTAGGTATCAACTTTGTATCGGCCTCGTATCTTTCCCGTTGCAGTTCGCCAACCGGCCGGAAATCCGCCACTGCGGTCTTCCGTCATGTGTAATGCTGGAAAAGCGGGTGGCCCAGGAACCCGTGCAAAGCCGCCGTCACGGTCAGGCGCACAACATTGCGACACCACACCGAAGGGACCGAGCACATTCGAGAGCCAGGAATTTCACGACCGTTGGCAGGCAGGCGGATCCGTTCCGCTGTGCTGCTGGGGTTGCTTCCTGCTGCCCTGATGCTCTCCGGGTGCATTGCCACCCCTGAACCTGACACATCAACGGCAACCAGCCCGTCCCAGGCCGCTGCCCCGGCCTCACCCGGGGTTTCCACCACCAGTGCGCCGCTGGAAACCACGCAGTCCACCAACAAGGCGCCCGTGTACTGGATCGGCCGCAGCAACAACAATGCATTTCTGTACCGGGAATTCCGCGATGTTCCAGATCAGGAGAACCCCATCACGCGAGCCCTTCGTGCGATGATGTCGGACAAGCCGCTCGATCCGGATTTCTTTACACCGTGGCAGAACCCCAAGACGCTCGCCACATCAATTTCCGGCAAGAACGTCATCACTGTTGACGTCTCTGCTGACGCTTTCAACAGCAACCTCGACGCCGATACGGCCGAGCGCGCCATCCAGCAGCTGGTTTATACAGCCACTGCCGCAGGCGCGAGCTCAGGACTTATTGACACCGGCCAGCAGATCCAGGTGGTGGTTCTGGTTGACGGGCACACCGACTACCTCGCCTTTGGCCACGTCAAACTGGGCGCACCGACCTCACGCAGTGTGGGACTGGTGGCGCCCGTGTGGATCATCGATCCGCAGGAAGGCGTGGAAGTGCCCGACGGCAGCGTCAAGATCACGGGCCGAAGCACAGTGCCGGGCGGCAAGCTTCGCTGGAAGATCCTGCGGGCGCAGGACAACGGGGACAAGGATTCCTACCTCAGCGGCGAAACTACGGCCGCACCGGAGCCGGGACAGTCGGGAGTGTTTACGCTGGCCCTGAATCTGGGGGCAGGCAACTACGAACTGCGGGTATCACAGGTGGATCCCGCTCAGAGCGAGCAGGAACTGAACGTTGACACGCGGGGCTTTTCAATACGCTAGCGGCTACCAGCGGCAGGCTACCAGCGACCCAAGACGTCGTTTGCCAGGACAAGCGCAGCCGGACCCGCAGTGGATGAACGAAGAACGTGATGTCCAAGCAGCGCCGTTACGGCACCTGCGCTGCACAGTCCGGTGACTTCGCCAGGGCTGATGCCACCTTCAGGACCTACTATCAGCAGGATCTCGCACGGGCCCTCGCCTTGGACCGGAATCGCCCATGCCTCCAGTACCTGCCGGAGCGGCCTGACCGCGTCCTCGTGAAGAATGACCGCAAGATCAGCCGCTGCCGCTGCCGCGGTTAGCCCATGGGTGTCGATTGCGGCCCTCACCTCGGGGATCCATGAGCGCCTCGCCTGCTTGGCGGCCGCGGTCACCACGGACGTCCATTTTGCATGCGCCTTGGCGGCACGTTCCCCCTTCCACCGGACAATCGAACGCTCCGATTGCCAGGGGATAACGGCGTCTATTCCAAGCTCAGTCGCCATCTCGGCGGCCAGCTCGGCACGGTCGCCCTTGGCAAGGGCCTGCACCAAAACGAGGCGGACTTCCGGCTGCTCCTCGACGTCCAGTGTGCAACAGTCCACTGTCAGCTCGGCGGGGCTTGCGGCCGAGACCGTTCCGGTGAGGCGTTTCCCTGCACCATCCGCGATATCCACAGCCTCACCCGTTGCCAGACGTTTGACTGTGACTGCGTGGCGGGCTTCCGCTCCCCGGAGAACAAACTGCCCGCCGGGAACAACGTGGTCCAGGGTCCCTGCAGGAGTAAAAAAGACCGGGTTGCTCACTGCTACAGGTTACCGAGTCTGTCCCGCAGCTTGGAAAAGACACCGCCGCTTGCCGCGAGTTTTCCTTCAGTGAACTGTTCGTCGCGGAGTTTTGCCAGCTGCCGGAGAAGGTCCTCCTGCGCGGGGTCAAGCTTCGCGGGTGTCTCCACCTGAAGATGCACCTTGAGGTCACCGCGACCGTAGCCGCGCAGGTGAGTCACGCCCAGACCGCGGACGGTGATGATTTCGCCTGACTGGGTCCCTGCTCTGACATCGATCTCCTGCTGGCCGTCGAAGGTGTCAAGGCTCAGCTCGGTGCCGAGGGCCGCAGCGGTCATGGGGATGTTGAGCGTGGCATGGAGGTCGTCGCCGTCCCGGACGTAGGTGGCATCATTGTTGACCCGGAGCTCCACATAGAGATCCCCGGCGGGGCCGCCTGCCGGACCGGCTTCGCCCTGGCCGGACAACTGGATGCGGGTACCCGTGGCAACGCCGGCAGGGACCTTGATGGTCAGTGAACGGCGGCTGCGGATCCGGCCCTGGCCGTTGCATTCGTTACACGGATCCTTGATCACAGTTCCAAAGCCTTCACACGAACCGCACGGGGCGGCCGTCATGACCTGGCCGAGGATGGAGCGCACTGCCCGCTGGACCTGGCCGCTGCCGCCGCAGATGTCGCAGCGCTCCGGGTGGCTTCCTTCCCGACAGCACGAACCCCCGCAGATGGGGCACGTGACAGCGGTGTCCACCTCAATTTTCCGGTTGACGCCGAAAACGGCGTCGCGCAGCTCGATCCGAACGCTGATGAGGGCGTCCTGTCCGCGCCGGACGCGCGAGGCGGGTCCGGAGGAACCGCCTGCGCCGAAGAAGGTGTCAAAAATGTCCTGGAAGGCAAATCCCTGGCCGGCGTAGCCGCCCCCGGACCCGTTGTCCGTGCCGTTTTCATTACCGGTGGTGTCATACACCCGGCGCTTCTGCGGGTCGGAGAGCACTTCGTAGGCATGTGTGACTGCCTTGAAGCGGTCAGAGGCATCCTCACCCGGGTTGACATCCGGGTGCAGGGTGCGGGCCAGCTTGCGGTAGGCCTTCTTGATCTCTTCTCCGGTGGCTTCCGGTGAGACTCCAAGAACGTCGTAGTGGCTGCTCAAAGTTCGTATCTCTTCCTGGTTGTACTGCTTGTTGTGCGAGGGTCAGGGGTCCGTGGTGTCACGGCCCCAGAATCCTCGAAAGATAGCGGGCCACCGCGCGAACGGCGGCCATGGTTGTGGGGTAATCCATCCTGGTGGGGCCGAGTACACCGATTTTGGCAGTGCTGTCCGGGCCATAGCCTGTTGCCACGACCGAGGCTTCTGCCAGCCCGTCGTAGGGGTTCTCGCGGCCGATGCTCACTGTGACACCGCGGGGATCCTGCGCCATGTCACCGAGCAGCCGCAGCATCACCACCTGCTCCTCGAGGGCTTCCAGGACCGGCCCTATGCTCAACGGGAAGTCGACGTTGGACCTGGCCAGATTGGCTGTGCCGGCCATAACCATACGTTCTTCCCTGCTGCTGTGGGCCAGGGCTTCCAGGCCACGGCACAGGGCCTGGGCCGCATGGCGTTGCCCGGGACTGCACGCAGCCACCACCGCCTGCAGGGTCTGAGGGAGCAGGGTCAGCGGTGTCCCGGAGAGGCTGCCGAGGAAGCGTGCACGCAGTGACGCCAAGGCATCGTCGCCCAGCTCCTGCCCTACGTCGATGACCCGCTGTTCCACTTTCCCGGTATTCGCGATGAGCACCACAAGGACCTGGCGCGGCGCCAGCAGGACAAATTCGATGTGCCGCACCAGGGCGCGGCTCAGGTGGGGATACTGCACGACGGCGACCTGGTTGGTCAGCTGCGAAAGGAGTCTCACGGTACGGTCCAGGACGTCGTCGAGGTCGTCGGAGCCCTCGAGCAGCGACTGGATGGCGCGGCGTTCCGCCTGCGAAAGCGGCTTAACCGCGGAGATCTGATCCACAAAGAGGCGGTAGCCCTTGTCTGTGGGGATCCGGCCGGAGCTGGTGTGCGGCGCGGTGATGAGTCCTTCGTCCTCAAGCGCTGCCATGTCGTTGCGTATGGTGGCACTCGAGACACCCAGGTGGTGGCGTTCCACGAGGGCCTTTGAACCGACGGGCTCGCGCGAATGTACGTAGTCCTCAACTATGGCGCGCAATACTTCCAGCTTGCGTGGCTCGCTCATGATCCACCTCCCATCAACCGTCACGGGGCCGGGGCCTGTTGCGCCTCACCAACCCATCATTAGCACTCGACATGCCTAAGTGCTAACCAGTCTAATATGAGTCGCCGCGTTGTTAGCATTGGTACCGCTCCGGGCGAAATTCCGGGCCATGTACCAACGCAGGCTCCTAGTGCAAGGCAGTGTGAAACCATGCAGTACCAAAATTGGGGTCCGCAGGAAATCTCCGCCCCCGTCAGGAACGAATTGCCCGACGTGCCTGTTGAGCGCGGCATGGTGCTCGAGGATGTCCAGTCAGGCTGGGTAGGTGCTGTGACACGGGTCGAGAAATCCGGCGGAATGTACGTCGTGGCACTGGAGGACCGACGCGGCAAGTCACGGTCGTTCCGTCTCGGCTTCGGTTTTCTCATGGAAGGCCGGCCGATCCGGCTGATGCCACCGGCTCCGCGTGCAAAAGCCGGCGCTGCTGCCGGCGGAACCCGGCGGACTGCCTCCGGCTCGGTCCGGGTGGAAGGGCAGCGTGCACAGGTGGCAAAGGCCAGCCGGATCTGGGTTGAAGGCAAGCACGATGCCGAACTCGTGGAAAAAGTCTGGGGTGACGACCTCCGGGTGGAGGGGATCGTCGTCGAGCCTTTGCACGGGATCGACGATCTCACCGCCGCGGTGGCGTCCTTCGGCCCGGGACCGGGCCGAAGGCTGGGCGTTCTGGTCGACCATCTGGTCCCGGATTCCAAGGAATCCCGGATCGCCGATGCGGTTATGTCCTCGCCAGGCTCAGCCGGCAACGTCCTCATTGTGGGTCACCCATATGTTGACGTGTGGCAGGCCATCCGGCCGGGAGTCCTGGGAATCGAACAGTGGCCGGTCATCCCTCGTGGCGTGGACTGGAAGACGGGTATCCTTACGGCCTTCGGCTGGCCACATTCCACCAAGGAGGACATCGGCCTGGGCTGGCAAAAGCTGTTGGGCGCTGTCCGCAGCTATGCGGATCTGGAGCCTTCATTGCTCGGCCGGGTGGAAGAGGTCATTGACTTCCTGACGGTGCCGTAGCGGCTCACTGGACGCACCTCGACTGACGGCGCGCGCAGCGGCTCTGCCAATCCGTGCCCGACCCAGTATTCTTGGTACGGCGGAGGGTGTTTATGCTTCACCATGCACCACCGTACCGACGCACCAACGCACACCGAAGGAATACACCGTGGCAGAAAACGCTCGTGAACACAGGGACGACCAGTCCGGCCAGGACCGGGCCCAGTACCATGGCGTTCCGGCGAATGCGCTTCCGCTGACCGCCAACGAGGACAGGCAGTGGGCCACGCTGGCGCATTTTGGCGGAATACTCGGCTGTGTACCTTCGCTGTTGATCTA
This genomic interval from Micrococcaceae bacterium Sec5.7 contains the following:
- a CDS encoding PhoH family protein, which codes for MTESANGKRRLNTGERTSGEFPHTLSGVRTEVVIFDNSDQMVQSLGSHDEALRFIEEQFPAVSFHVRGNELTISGPAADVPRIMRLLQEVRGLVARGTVINPAVLQQLAALLRSQSLQNPVDVLTHDILSSRGKTIRPKTLNQKNYVDAIDSNTVIFGIGPAGTGKTYLAMAKAVQALQQKEVSRIILTRPAVEAGERLGFLPGTLSDKIDPYLRPLYDALHDMMDPESIPRLMAAGTIEVAPLAYMRGRTLNDAFIILDEAQNTTPAQMKMFLTRLGFGSKMVVTGDVTQVDLPFGTRSGLRIVEEILQGIDDVNFSVLDAADVVRHKLVGDIVRAYSVWDDAQRNRMQHSVAREKRGERA
- the dnaJ gene encoding molecular chaperone DnaJ, producing MSSHYDVLGVSPEATGEEIKKAYRKLARTLHPDVNPGEDASDRFKAVTHAYEVLSDPQKRRVYDTTGNENGTDNGSGGGYAGQGFAFQDIFDTFFGAGGSSGPASRVRRGQDALISVRIELRDAVFGVNRKIEVDTAVTCPICGGSCCREGSHPERCDICGGSGQVQRAVRSILGQVMTAAPCGSCEGFGTVIKDPCNECNGQGRIRSRRSLTIKVPAGVATGTRIQLSGQGEAGPAGGPAGDLYVELRVNNDATYVRDGDDLHATLNIPMTAAALGTELSLDTFDGQQEIDVRAGTQSGEIITVRGLGVTHLRGYGRGDLKVHLQVETPAKLDPAQEDLLRQLAKLRDEQFTEGKLAASGGVFSKLRDRLGNL
- a CDS encoding 16S rRNA (uracil(1498)-N(3))-methyltransferase; the encoded protein is MSNPVFFTPAGTLDHVVPGGQFVLRGAEARHAVTVKRLATGEAVDIADGAGKRLTGTVSAASPAELTVDCCTLDVEEQPEVRLVLVQALAKGDRAELAAEMATELGIDAVIPWQSERSIVRWKGERAAKAHAKWTSVVTAAAKQARRSWIPEVRAAIDTHGLTAAAAAADLAVILHEDAVRPLRQVLEAWAIPVQGEGPCEILLIVGPEGGISPGEVTGLCSAGAVTALLGHHVLRSSTAGPAALVLANDVLGRW
- a CDS encoding GerMN domain-containing protein, translated to MLSGCIATPEPDTSTATSPSQAAAPASPGVSTTSAPLETTQSTNKAPVYWIGRSNNNAFLYREFRDVPDQENPITRALRAMMSDKPLDPDFFTPWQNPKTLATSISGKNVITVDVSADAFNSNLDADTAERAIQQLVYTATAAGASSGLIDTGQQIQVVVLVDGHTDYLAFGHVKLGAPTSRSVGLVAPVWIIDPQEGVEVPDGSVKITGRSTVPGGKLRWKILRAQDNGDKDSYLSGETTAAPEPGQSGVFTLALNLGAGNYELRVSQVDPAQSEQELNVDTRGFSIR
- a CDS encoding DUF3097 family protein, translated to MQYQNWGPQEISAPVRNELPDVPVERGMVLEDVQSGWVGAVTRVEKSGGMYVVALEDRRGKSRSFRLGFGFLMEGRPIRLMPPAPRAKAGAAAGGTRRTASGSVRVEGQRAQVAKASRIWVEGKHDAELVEKVWGDDLRVEGIVVEPLHGIDDLTAAVASFGPGPGRRLGVLVDHLVPDSKESRIADAVMSSPGSAGNVLIVGHPYVDVWQAIRPGVLGIEQWPVIPRGVDWKTGILTAFGWPHSTKEDIGLGWQKLLGAVRSYADLEPSLLGRVEEVIDFLTVP
- the hrcA gene encoding heat-inducible transcriptional repressor HrcA, translating into MSEPRKLEVLRAIVEDYVHSREPVGSKALVERHHLGVSSATIRNDMAALEDEGLITAPHTSSGRIPTDKGYRLFVDQISAVKPLSQAERRAIQSLLEGSDDLDDVLDRTVRLLSQLTNQVAVVQYPHLSRALVRHIEFVLLAPRQVLVVLIANTGKVEQRVIDVGQELGDDALASLRARFLGSLSGTPLTLLPQTLQAVVAACSPGQRHAAQALCRGLEALAHSSREERMVMAGTANLARSNVDFPLSIGPVLEALEEQVVMLRLLGDMAQDPRGVTVSIGRENPYDGLAEASVVATGYGPDSTAKIGVLGPTRMDYPTTMAAVRAVARYLSRILGP